tgctcttgatatacaatcattAATGAccatctttgattttaatgaggaaaaCAAAACTATACGAAGGCGGATTAGAACCTCTGACACGCTTAACAAAAGTTCTACCACCAGACCATTTGGGAATCCAAATGCTTATTGTCgatctatgtatttattcacagAAGTGATTGTTTATACAGTagttatgttttttaaatattagtacTTTTCTTACAAAGACCTATcatttcgcttcagaagactttgatTCAGCAACTGGGGTAGTATAGATTATGTCATGTTCACTTTGTGTGGTTTTTGAAGTGTCAGCTTAGGAGGTCCCGTACACTTGCATTAAATGGACTCAAAGAGGTGgattattttgatgaaaaaaaatattaatttgtgttcatctgaagaaagaaagccatacatCTGGGAtggcatgagagtgagtaaatgacagaattttcattgtgGGTTTAGTATGTTAAAAGTGAAGGGTGTCATTTAAGTTACAATACTGTCTCATTTCCCAGCTTAATGTCCAGACTATAAATTAATTGTGAgtaattaattgataaactgactgcattatttttgcatttgccTTTAGTGGTGGTAGTGATGCAAAAATTATATCCCAGGTGGTCATGTCTAATTTCCAACAGTTTCCAGTCTTCACCTTCATGTGACTAACTTATTATGGAAccttcaaaacattttatcgTAAAGAAAATATTGTAGCATACTGTGACTATAAGTATTTAGTGATGTTAAATTATCACGTTAAAAATCTCATCATatcattacatttaaacatgtcTTTTTCATGTGGATTTTAAACAGTTATTTAGAaaaataacctttatttttaaataaaaagtgcatGAATCAAATATCATGATTATTTTTTACCATGTGGATGTTGGTCATGAGTCATAACATTGACTTTGCAGTTTAAGATTACTCAGTGATTAAGTCAATCAcagtttgatttaaaaaaaaaaaaaaaaagaaaagaaaaagaaaatcaaggaacaaaataaaaacaaagaaaaaaaagattaagataaaaaaagaaCCAAATGAAAGAActtataaattaatttctgaACAATGACATTGATCTCTTAAAGAGTGATCGACATCAGGTTATTGAAACTATTAATAGTTTCACTGCATAAGTAAATGAGTGTCGAGATTCGACAACTAGATAACTTTAACCTTTTCTACACATTACATAACAGTGCACTTCTCCTCAGCCTTGGATTTCATCTCCACAAACGTGGCCTGAGCTTTTTCTTTGATCTGCCCCATATCCATGTTCTGAAGGTTCTGCATTTGACCCATGATGGATTCCTTTTCCTCCTCCTCTGGCACCTCTCCATCCACCATCTTAATCAGTTCTTCTGGCACGTCAATGTCATCTCCGGCCTGCTGAATCATAATCTCATCCTGTTCGCTCTGGGAAAAACAATCAGCATGTAAATCAAACCTATTAAAGAAATCTTAATAGCTGTTCTTTGCTTATATATGTAAGGATTATGTAAAAAtggataaaaatgaaaattatactaTTTGGTACCAATTTCAAAAGATAATATATTTAGATAATAATTGCGGTTGCCTCTGTTGCCTTGCGGTTATTGTTAGACtgatactaataataataatttgtattaattttttgtattattttcacatatgaaaataaaacacccTAAATTTTGAATATGTGGTTACATCTTTGCAAAATTGTAAGTTTAGTTAaaagcagggttgccaggtctgcacaacaaacaaaactagcccaatggccaatcaaaaataattaaaaatgcaattttctttGTCAGGGGGTGGGTCGAAGTGAAGCTCAAGAGgactttaatttaaaattagaccaaacaagtattaaaataagttaaaaaaaaaaataaaaataaaaaataatttcttattttacttcaaagaaccaggatttcttaaaaaaatggaTGAGGTAGCCTAATTATAAAAGACTGATTTATACACTTGGAAAGgccatttaaattaataaaatcttatgGGCTACCTCCCTTATTTggcatttttatacattttcccTAGGGAGTTAAACTTCTCTAAAGAGTAGGCTATTTCCAGTAGGCTATAACTGTTCTTATGAATGAGTCTTCATTTCAACAGATGTCAATCAACATGAAATCTTGGTAAATTGGTGTCTAATTTTTTACGATCTCATTTGTACGTTTTcatgatgggtaggtttaggggtggggatGGGGTGGTCCTTcataatgacttttttcttgttcattttTGTACGATTCACATCATACAAATTTGTATGAAATCACCACATCGTTCTAGTTAAGTTTTCCTGTGAGATCGGGTTTGGAATTGCTATCTATAATACCATGTAGCCCCACCCCACCCCTTTTCAGCACTGTGTTCcttgtgttctgtcttccggtttgtatttcaacagcatgaaggtaagatcttacggatttatgattttgctcattttaaaatcttcccggtctactgataTTTGCTATGATatccgcttcaaacattacaatgctcatgataactttcgttaactctacaagaagtaaatccacttcaccagctaattactcttcgacagcgatgccatagaaaaaTATACAGAACTACCGCAACAAcggaagttcaaacacaaaattctaaagatgggtgcgtgcttgtttctctggcgcataaggtcagTGCTTTTAAAGCTCAGTTTAGAGAATCACTGCAGGAGGTTAAGCCCTATACACCCAGAGTGACTATTTTAGTCTTACTATTTTATGACTTAATCTCCTGCCACAATCTGCAAGGGAAACTTTAACTCACTTGATACTTTAATCATCGATGTGATTAATGTGCTGCTTACAGTCAATCAGGGACAGGAATAACTCAATTAAGGCAAGACACCTCAGGTGAATAGGATAAAAAATTAACTAACTGATGTCACCATACGTCCTCAGTTGATTTATGCATTTAAGAATTGCATTttttatattacagttttttgaGGAATAAAACTTATTTAATATAGAGAGgaataaaattataaagtttTGTGTATGTAAGTCTGTGCTGAAGGAGTATATTACTTTTAGCTCTGTTTAGTCTGTACTTTCTGTTCAGCACTGTTATGCTGTAACTTTTACCTCATTTAACATTTCTTAACATATTTAAAgaacaacatatttttttgtgcGTGTTTAAGGCAGCACATGGTTAATACAGAGGTAATTTTCTCTTACAGTTAGTATTTCATTGTATACACTCACATTGGATGCTCAGTAGTTCAACTCTGTCATAGGATGGGAAAGACATGTTGTCTTTACACTAGTTGAAACAACACATTATGAAAATCTAAAtagcccaaaatctcaaaattgacaactgcatgaaaaaacagtgtgtttgcCTGTAGTGTTCTGCCTTAAGGATCACTGAGAGAGATTACTTTATCTGAGTCTGGGATTCTCACCTTTGGGAGTCGATATTTGTCTCTTAAACAAGTCCTCAAACAAGCCCTTTCTGCTTTTTTTGTAGCAAATTCTGAATCTCTCTCCATCCTTTATTGATGGGGAAAACACAGAGAACAGGAATATAAAATGAACAGCAAAAACACCAGTTGCATTCAAGAACTGTAACAACAGAGTGTTATCAGAAAACACCACAGCATCAGGGTACCTATAGGGGAAATAGGGGATACAGTTTCCTTCACATGCAGCTTAAACAATGTAATGCTCAGTAACCCTTATCCGAGTATCATGTGAAAGAAATACTTTGCACTaaacgttttttaaaaatgtgtttggaaGAGTAGTTATATTGGCTGCTACATTTCAAATCATTCCATGTGAGAATAATACTCAATGAGTttataacaatattaaaaacttgTCACAAATACAGTAAGAGTTTAATTTAAcccaatgtttgtttgttttttcaaaccTACTTTTCCTCCACCATCTGCTTCTGATACTCCTCATATTCCTCTCTGGACATTCCATCATGAGACATTTTGCTAGTTGTTCCTGCTTCTTCAACTGGCTGATCACAATGAGTGTGAAGCGATGATCTTCGCAAAAGAAAGATACACTactccttttcctttttttctgaaTCAAGCTTTATTCTAGCTTCAGGATTGGTCTATCAGAGTAAATCCAATGAGAGGCTTTTCTGAGCAAGAGCCCTACAGACAAGTTGCATCACCAGGAACATCCTGACAATGACCCAGGCCAAAAAAAGAGGAACAATATTCTGCCAAATTCCATCAGCTCATCTGAGCCCTCTATTTCCATTGTCAGAAAAtagattaattaatcatttGCTCAACATTTGCAACCTTGTCAAGGCCTTGAAgtgtaatataaaaacaaaaaattagacTATTTGTGCTAGACAGTTTCATGAatgaatgatatatatatatatatatatatatatatatatttttttttttctaataataatTACAGTTGCATCTGCAATCATTGCagattgttaaataaaaataacaataataaaaacattattattattaaattattattattattattgttaatcatgatactaataataattacagtTGCCCCTGCAATCATTAATTAttgataaatattaataacaattacaacaataataaatttatattattattaccatttacATCTCAGAAAAAATCTGATCTAATACTGTAAATCCTGAAAGCGTGATTGCAGTCTTGTAAAGTTctaaaaattagttttaatactacatacagtgggtacggaaagtattcagacccccttacatttttcactctttgttatattgcagccatttgctaaaatcatttaagttcattttttccctcattaatgtacacacagcaccccatattgacagaaaaacacagaattgttgacatttttgcagatttattaaaaaagaaaaactgaaatatcacatggtcctaagtattcagaccctttgctgtgacactcatatatttaactcaggtgctgtccatttcttctgatcatccttgagatggttctacaccttcatttccagtccagctgtgtttgattatactgattggacttgattaggaaagccacacacctgtctatgtaagaccttacagctcacagtgcatgtcagagcaaatgagaatcatgaggtcaaaggaactgcctgaagagctcagagacagaattgtggcaaggcacagatctggccaaggttacaaaaaaatttctgctgcacttaaggttcctaagagcacagtggcctccataatccttaaatggaagacgtttgggacgaccagaacccttcctagagctggccgtccggccaaactgagctatcgggggagaagagccttggtgagagaggtaaagaagaacccaaagatcactgtggctgagctccagagatgcagtcgggagatgggaaaaagttgtagaaagtcaaccatcactgcagccctccaccagtcggggctttatggcagagtggcccgacggaagcctctcctcagtgcaagacacatgaaagcctgcatggagtttgctaagatggtgagaaataagattctctggtctgatgagaccaagatagaactttttggccttaattctaagcggtatgtgtggagaaaaccaggcactgctcatcacctgtccaatacagtcccaacagtgaagcatggtggtggcagcatcatgctgtgggggtgtttttcagctgcagggacaggacgactggttgcaatcgagggaaagatgaatgtggccaagtacagggatatcctggacgaaaaccttctccagagtgctcaggacctcagactgggccgaaggtttaccttccaacaagacaatgaccctaagcacacagctaaaataacgaaggagtggcttcacaacaactccgtgactgttcttgaatggcccagccagagccctgacttaaacccaattgagcatctctggagagacctaaaaatggctgttcaccaacgtttaccatccaacctgacagaactggagaggatctgcaaagaggaatggcagaggatccccaaatccaggtgtgaaaaacttgttgcatctttcccaaaaagactcatggctgtattagatcaaaagggtgcttctactaaatactgagcaaagggtctgaatacttaggaccatgtgatatttcagtttttctttttttaataaatctgcaaaaatgtcaacaattctgtgtttttctgtcaatatggggtgctgtgtgtatattaatgaggaaaaaaaattaacttaaatgattttagcaaatggctgcaatataacaaagagtgaaaaatttaagggggtctgaatactttccgtacccactgtatatgccTAAAACtcaaagctgcagtccgtaagttttgcctctttgtcgccatctctgtttgaaacctgcaattgcagttatttgtgaaGTTAAcatctttacatgggttgtgcctcggcacggctcttcagcgcggatgaatgtaatgtttgctgtcagtcaccgcaccgaTGTGGATagtgtacttcggaatcacagattgtagccTTGGAAGTAtgaagaattttcaccggaaaatatcgtctgaacaagtaagtaaaaTGTCTggcacttttgttctgaccaactgagaaaaaaaagaattacgATAAATCACGCTGCTAATGGccaaatctaacgatcgcttcgctcggatcacgtcaaaccgtgcaaattattatcactgttatactttgttctcaaattgttaatgttaacaacatcagcattgcgtgactatgtgtatttagtgtgtattagcgttacctgtacatttcaatttctgtagccactccacaGTCCGAAGtattttgcttttgactacggatGAATCTAGaggttgtcactgatgattgtcatttggacctttctggattacaatccgccatcaaaatgattttaattttgaagtttaattttgaacactggctggttctgtacttgctcaaaaatatattttggatcatttttaaccaaaaaaagttacagactgcagctttaagcactacattattttaattgcaTCACTGTAAGTATGAATTTTGTATACTTATAAACATGTTTTGTTCCAACACATTACCCactccatatcagtatagatatccagcatgatatttttccccattgagatgtgatgtgttttcaaagtgttcctttaatttttttgagcagtgtatatttTCCTCTGTTTGAACCATATGCTTAACCCTTATGCTGTGTTGAAAACCTTGTAACACCTTTGGGGTtcctggtcaaaaatgaccggccttTTAAAAATTACTTGTAAATTTCTCGTTGtgctatattatcaccaaatattgagttcaatctttttgtcaacttgttttgtattttttttttttttttgatcattgGCCTCATTGACCTGAGCCTCATTGATTTTAGGATAAAGTTCATCTCTGTGAAAAAGCCTGTAATACTCaaaatagtttgtttgtgtacatgaatgtgtgtgtgtgtgcacagtaGCACAAGAGTACATGTATCCACGCATGCACAGGTCTGAGGCCTTTATCTTTTCAAGCACACATGTAAATATGTGAAAATGAACATGATGATCACGCTCTTTAACACTAAATGTTTCTCTTATTTTCGATctcccccattcattttcaatgggcGGTCATTTTCGACCAAAATAAGCTCAGATCGCTGAGGCCTACAATCagtaagtttaaaaaataaatactaattgaaagaaaacaagatatccaatatttggtgataatatatAACGTAACGagatttataagctatttttatataattatccCAAATTTTTGGGGAAGTAGTTATACCATGTATGAGCGAAGTCAGTAAGTTTTAGTCCAATACAATAACATTATCTAACATTTTCAGGAAATAGAATATCCTCTCTGTCTCAAAATGACCTGAACACAacatgaagcaaaaaaaaaaaaaaaaaatggtattgcTCCTTTAAATATGTCAAGAAATGTTGAACAAGGTAAAGTAATAGCATAACAGtgttaaacagaaaatacagacTCTTTTATGAACATGCCACATTTATGAATACAGAGTTGAGGCATGAATTTTAAGTTGTCAAACACTGAAATATGCCAGCAGTTGTCACATGCCTGCTCCATCTCAATAGAGGGTGATGTTACAGGCTTTCCTATCATTTGATCAGGCAGAGCTGTGGCCACCTCCTGACATTCATGACTAATTTAAAGCAGGACGCTGCAAGCATACACCAGGCTTGCCAAGTCACCATGGCTGCAGTAAGGATGGGCAAAGGGAGGGGGGGTTTGGTGTCTCTAGGGACCTGCTTCTAAAACAGACGCAACAGAAAAGATGCCTCGCACACAGCAGAGCTGGAGGGAAAGAGCGCTGTTCTCCATGGCTAATGTCATGCATCTCATCGTACTACTTCTCTACTGTGATGGGATGAACACAGGTTTGTGCACATCTGTTTTTTAGTTTAGTGTGACATTTACGTGGCAGTGTTATGTTATTTTCAAGCTTTGACATTATGACCTTGCTATCTGAAATTAAATCTTCTTGACCGTTGGTTTTTCCAGTGTTTCTGGGGgatgttaaaataattacacaatacctgaatgtttttaatattattcaatAAGCTGAGGCTTATTATAGTAAAGCAAATCTCATTTAACCTTGACTAGGCCTCTCTCTAGTAGAATGGTGAGTTAGTATTGTAAATTCAATGCATCATTTATTATGACACAATGTCTTTTTTTCCAGAAACAACCCATTCCCCAGAGTCTGATCCTGTAATTACAACCAAAAAAGCTGAATCCAGAGGTACGCTTACcctttcatattttattagccAACACAAGCATGCATTTGACATCAACGGatgtatttaaaagtgtaacAATGATAAAATACATGATTAATATGCAAGTTTAGTcaacattttatgaaaaatagctgaatttactCTACAAAATTGCAATGAAGAGGTTTGTTTTGCTGATCGGGCTACACATGTTTTGGCATACAGGTCAAAGTCAAGTCATTATTGAAGAGCTTGCAATCCTGACACCCCAATATATAGAGCTTTTATGTAACTTAACTGATATACCAAATAACCCCCCGTACATTACTGGCTATTGGACTAAAGATGGACAAGAAATTGAAAACTCTGAAGAAACTGTAAATAGAAAAAATGAACAGTATATTCTTAAAAGGACGTAAGTGGATGTCTATTTCACAAAATAATCATGTGTCATTTctattaaatgtcaaaataatgcaaataagaaatgttaaagAAGTAAACTAACAATTCAGTATTACTAAACAATGACTTAAGACTGCTCTAAGTTGTTTAACCTTCTTCATAGTTTCAGTATACAGGCCAGTGACCTGGGAAATTATTCATGCGTCTTCAGAGAAAATGAGGCACAAgtaatatttgttttagatGGTATGTTTATCCTTTTATGCACATCTTGTAATGGTTTTATTGGTTAGACATAATCATATTTATCACTGTTACAGATTTAGGTGGTTAAACTGAtgtattgtgctttttttcaaGTTCCGGTAATGAAAGACAAAAGAAACAAGCCAGTAGTGAGCTACATTGGAGATTCAGTTGTACTCGAGTGTAAACTCAAATACACGCCAAACACATGGAACTGGTACAAGGCAAACAACACTGAAAAGGTGAATCAGAAATGGGGAATATGGGAATGatatttcttaaatgagacATTACCGCACAATAAAAAGGTTATTCATAtacagtgttgttttatataCTAATAGTTTgaattagcatttatttttataattttctttgtttattttaagttttaggaATTTTGTTTTCTATAATATTTGTgacctggaccacaaaaccagtcataagtcgcatgggtatatttgtagcgataaccaacaatacattgtatgagtcaaaattatcgatttttcttttatgccaaaaatcattaggatattaagtacaGATCATGTTCTATGAAGATAGTTTGttatttcctaccgtaaataaatcaaaaatgt
This Ctenopharyngodon idella isolate HZGC_01 chromosome 5, HZGC01, whole genome shotgun sequence DNA region includes the following protein-coding sequences:
- the emb gene encoding embigin yields the protein MPRTQQSWRERALFSMANVMHLIVLLLYCDGMNTETTHSPESDPVITTKKAESRGQSQVIIEELAILTPQYIELLCNLTDIPNNPPYITGYWTKDGQEIENSEETVNRKNEQYILKRTFSIQASDLGNYSCVFRENEAQVIFVLDVPVMKDKRNKPVVSYIGDSVVLECKLKYTPNTWNWYKANNTEKVLINVTANPLNYKILINGNKTKLTVLNLTEEDSGKYICSAEFDIKPSESYVELKVMSYIEPLKPFMAIVVEVIILVTLILLWEKCNKPEHNSSAGGNDVYSEQTSKLTHDDNNGVENITARQRKLEH
- the cplx4b gene encoding complexin-4b encodes the protein MSHDGMSREEYEEYQKQMVEEKMERDSEFATKKAERACLRTCLRDKYRLPKSEQDEIMIQQAGDDIDVPEELIKMVDGEVPEEEEKESIMGQMQNLQNMDMGQIKEKAQATFVEMKSKAEEKCTVM